The Setaria viridis chromosome 2, Setaria_viridis_v4.0, whole genome shotgun sequence DNA window TCCTGGGGGCACTGGCCGAAGTGTTCCCGCAGCCATGAGATTAGCACTCCAGATGTGCGAGTCCCCTGCTCCTCAACCTCTCGCCCCAGGAAGGCTGCGACTCGTGCTCTCCAACCATCTGAGACGCACGGCCCAGTGACTGGCTGGCCCCGAATCGACAGacccagcatcttctgacagtcctgtagggtcactgtcatctctccgaacgggaggtgaaagctgtgagtctcgggTCGCCACCTACATTTCGCCGGATTATTATTTGATAACATGTAAAGACATAACAAAATGAATATGATTAGTGGTAATagtacctgtcaaccaacgcagttatagccgctgaattgaacttgggcatcccacgacgaacctgatacgagatgacatctaggccaGCCATCTGTAGCAAAGGAGTGTAGCGGTCGTCGTACTGCAGTGCAAAAAAACCCATCATGGGCTCTAgaacgaaggagcggaaggacctGCATGCAAATAAACCGAGTCAGAGATTTCATAGGACACAAGACATGGACGCTCGCAAAGCTTTAATCATGAATTGTAGATTATTACCTGCCCTCCCGCTATGAGACGACCTCAGTGGGTCTGGTCGTACGCCTGGTCTAGAAGGTGGAAGTGCGCCATCCTACGAAAaggcaaaaagaaataagattagTAAACAATAAATCATGAAGTTAGAGATGTAGAAACACAACCTGTATGAATAAAACACATATCAAGTAACGAAAAGAGCTActagtcgcacctcactaatttgccaacggcaagtgcgtgaattatgACCCAATCTGCCGCACTTGCCGCACTCGTTCTGTTCTGGATCagcaagaaatggtgttgctctaccacgcctcgttcttccagatacctgatccatagtcatgttatgcctcgtccgcttccttgttccacgtttgttccaacggtatgcaggatccgcaacatattttggcccatcatacggaggccactctctaggatcccggaaaggcacgaagcgggggctccatgtcCGCACAAGGGTGCCTACGCTGAACTCATGtggtatcatgctctcgatatcaaaattgcgatgcctagctgctgccaccaaatgagaacTTACAAAGTGGTACTGCCTTGGCCtaccacaagtgcacttgaaatctcggagaactaccacatgtatcctcgactctcggatCTCACCGTCGGACGTTGTACCGCCCCTATGCTCCACCTGATAAGTCCCTGAGCCgagatcaaaacattgcacctcatgtgtggaagccctttcatttgcaatgatgagatgtctctttggtttttcagcccatctctccccagcaatctgcaacgcttctgcttttgcgtgtctttcattgaaccacgcaacaagcctgtagaaggtgaattcaacgattgcattcacaggcataccacgtatccccaataacaacttattgaatgactcggccatgttactgcactgaaactcgtacctccaaccaccggcgtcgtgagatctagtccacttatctaaatctctcatcaaaccagcGAGCCATTGTCgaccttctgcatttgttgcggtccttacctgctccaatttgcgctgaaagtaatagtcctcaagctgacgtgctgcaacttgaaacagatcaaaattatccttcacaccatccttccgaagaaggttctccgcaaggtgccgagtgcaccaacgatgatgcaaaggtgcataACCCTCTATCTGTTCTTGCACAGCATGAAGTATGCCCTGATGCCTATCGGATATGACGCCAACATCCCTACTAGgaccaaccacatgtatccggactagtcttaagaactacccccaactgtcattgttctccctctcaaccaatgcaaatgccaaaggaaccaacatattgttcgcgtcacaagatatggctataagaagtgtgcctctatatttgccaatcaaaaacgtaccatcaatagagaaaacaggacgacagtgcctaaaggcttccacagactgagggaagcaccagaacgcACGCCCGAATATCTACCTCCCgtccttccaagcatttggctttgggatgtactcataatgcatgcctggattcaccgctttaattgcattaaaaagcactggcagctactcgtacccagactcccaatccccataaatcatcctccacgctcgctgcttagccctccaagctttaccataagttatcacatatcctccataaatctcctcaacaATTCTTATAATTGTTctcactttcatgttgggttgttccttcaatattcccatcaaccgcttcgcaatgagggtagatgttagctgcggatgtctcactgtaagctcatggtcagcacaattgtgtggaccgacaacttttgtgatcttccacttcccggtgatattttgctttcttgcacaaaccctccatggacaccgttccttgtcacacacaactgtgtaacggcgctccgcatatgaatgcaacactttgtacggtctcttccgtatcaccgcaaaagcttgcaaccatctcttcaatgcgggaaggtccttaaataccctaccctcctcaataaccatactaggaccagcttcaggagcttctaggagctcatcatcacgtccttctgcaaacgcctgatcggaaagagtcaggtcgctaaactcgtgaactatcggatcacgacgtccGGGGAAtatacgcctgaacatctcaatatcactctctgtcatctctccaacaggacgatcatcatcagaatcaagatccactcccatctcgtatgcatcttcatcattcaaaatttcaacactattagagccgcgcaatccatctccacattgcacttgcgcatcaactagaggcacatccacattttctggaatatctcctgcgccatcaagtacaaatatgagtaaagaataaGTGGATGGAACGAATGGATTATCTCTTATCAATAGAAACCGGtgagacacttactcggatcattctgagtgaaaaggaactcattaggagagtccgccacatcatcaacaatccgacaaccatgtccaactacttcattaggggcagattcagcatcgggaatagtaggtgcaacatccacgtccataacaggttctgggacgggaggatcgaaatgtgcccgttgacccattggtcgggaaaaccgacgaggatttcgatcaactcccaccggacgaacaaccacttcaacacttggggaatgaccattcataaccgtcctcacatatttctcccactgacctgcacaccgaattgggaccatcttcctttgaatgttgagaggggaacctaggtgaagtatgccctcgactgtgatttcatcattttcatgacaatgtaactcctcccgagcccttgcaaccaactcactaaacgatggtttctcatcgaatatgacaacctcgcactgcatgccaacaaacttaacacatccatattcatccctttccaTAGTGCCTCCgtaatatatgctcactacgttctccatctagtatatcaatataacgacgcacaattcatttagtccataataaattaaACATTCTAAGTCTAGTATGAAATCAGATAGTATCAATTGACTACtaactactaaatacaactaactaactatgtcacataTACTAACTAACTATATCACCTAATATGTACATACGTACTTAcctatacaactactt harbors:
- the LOC140222050 gene encoding uncharacterized protein, with the protein product MRTSILEFLHRLRRIEVTIMGHRAERHQGPTLTSECGCKAFSSPNKFNLMENVVSIYYGGTMERDEYGCVKFVGMQCEVVIFDEKPSFSELVARAREELHCHENDEITVEGILHLGSPLNIQRKMVPIRCAGQWEKYVRTVMNGHSPSVEVVVRPVGVDRNPRRFSRPMGQRAHFDPPVPEPVMDVDVAPTIPDAESAPNEVVGHGCRIVDDVADSPNEFLFTQNDPRDIPENVDVPLVDAQVQCGDGLRGSNSVEILNDEDAYEMGVDLDSDDDRPVGEMTESDIEMFRRIFPGRRDPIVHEFSDLTLSDQAFAEGRDDELLEAPEAGPSMVIEEGRVFKDLPALKRWLQAFAVIRKRPYKVLHSYAERRYTVVCDKERCPWRVCARKQNITGKWKITKVVGPHNCADHELTVRHPQLTSTLIAKRLMGILKEQPNMKVRTIIRIVEEIYGGYVITYGKAWRAKQRAWRMIYGDWESGYE